The following are encoded together in the Streptomyces flavofungini genome:
- a CDS encoding DUF2617 family protein: MLTTLKTVYTDTRAGDLAWALGREPLPALATLDLELSGATVQLRLLGASHQVLLEEERGGSCSETVACIPGSSTPLPLGVSKRVGEWEYEFAACVETLSQGQFAGRAQELLALVAEHPHGLAGVFPGIPHAFTAMLAQRHEGSVMWRTWHAYPQDGQLVATRTRVGVRMPAAL; the protein is encoded by the coding sequence ATGCTCACGACCCTGAAGACTGTCTATACCGACACGCGCGCCGGGGACCTGGCTTGGGCCCTCGGCCGCGAGCCGTTGCCCGCCCTCGCCACGCTCGACCTCGAACTATCCGGTGCGACGGTGCAGTTGAGACTCCTCGGGGCGTCCCACCAAGTGCTCCTGGAGGAGGAGCGCGGCGGCAGCTGCTCCGAGACGGTGGCCTGCATCCCCGGCAGCAGCACCCCGCTGCCGCTCGGCGTGTCCAAGCGGGTGGGCGAGTGGGAGTACGAGTTCGCGGCCTGCGTCGAAACTCTGTCGCAGGGTCAGTTCGCGGGTCGCGCGCAGGAGTTGCTCGCCCTGGTCGCCGAGCACCCGCACGGGCTCGCCGGAGTCTTCCCCGGCATCCCGCACGCCTTCACCGCGATGCTCGCCCAGCGCCACGAAGGCTCGGTCATGTGGCGCACATGGCACGCCTATCCGCAGGACGGACAGCTGGTGGCGACCAGGACGCGCGTCGGCGTGCGGATGCCTGCGGCGCTGTGA
- a CDS encoding pyridoxal phosphate-dependent aminotransferase, whose protein sequence is MTSSSGSTGTTGASGAPGSSASGRPLLNRRLAEFGTTIFAEMSALAVRTGAINLGQGFPDTDGPEEVREAAVRALRDGRGNQYPPGPGVPELRAAVAAHQSRRYGLAYDPDREVLVTAGATEAIAASLLALVEPGDEVIALEPYYDSYAASIALAGGTRVPVTLRPGGGAADRRFVLDLDELRDAVTPRTRLLLLNTPHNPTGTVLTREELAAIAELAVERDLLVVTDEVYEHLVFADTPAPDGSGSPAHIPLASFPGMRERTVTIGSAGKTFSFTGWKVGWVTSTPELVTAVRSAKQYLTFVASGPFQYAVAEALALPESYFTGIREDLRAKRDLLSAGLTAAGFEVYRPQGTYFVTTDIRPLGADRSHGGDGFAFCRALPERAGVVAIPNAVFYDHREAGAPFVRFAFCKRTEVLADAVERLKAL, encoded by the coding sequence ATGACGTCCTCTTCCGGCTCGACCGGCACCACTGGCGCCTCAGGCGCCCCGGGTTCCTCGGCGAGCGGCCGCCCGCTGCTCAACCGCCGCCTCGCCGAGTTCGGCACGACGATCTTCGCCGAGATGTCCGCCCTCGCCGTGCGGACGGGGGCGATCAACCTGGGCCAGGGCTTCCCCGACACGGACGGGCCCGAGGAGGTGCGGGAGGCGGCCGTGCGGGCGCTGCGCGACGGCCGCGGCAACCAGTACCCGCCGGGCCCCGGCGTGCCCGAGCTGCGCGCGGCGGTCGCGGCGCACCAGTCGCGGCGCTACGGCCTGGCCTACGACCCCGACCGGGAGGTCCTGGTCACGGCCGGCGCCACCGAGGCCATCGCGGCCTCGCTGCTCGCCCTGGTCGAGCCGGGCGACGAGGTCATCGCCCTGGAGCCGTACTACGACTCGTACGCCGCCTCGATCGCGCTCGCGGGCGGCACCCGGGTGCCCGTGACCCTGCGGCCCGGCGGCGGAGCCGCTGACCGACGCTTCGTCCTCGACCTGGACGAGCTGCGCGACGCCGTCACCCCGCGCACCCGGCTGCTGCTCCTCAACACCCCGCACAACCCGACGGGCACCGTCCTCACCCGCGAGGAGCTGGCCGCGATCGCGGAACTCGCCGTCGAGCGTGACCTGCTCGTGGTCACCGACGAGGTCTACGAACACCTGGTCTTCGCCGACACCCCGGCGCCCGACGGCTCCGGCTCGCCCGCGCACATCCCCCTCGCCTCCTTCCCCGGCATGCGGGAGCGGACCGTCACCATCGGCTCGGCGGGCAAGACGTTCTCGTTCACGGGCTGGAAGGTCGGCTGGGTGACGTCCACGCCGGAGCTGGTCACGGCGGTGCGCTCGGCGAAGCAGTACCTGACGTTCGTGGCCTCGGGCCCGTTCCAGTACGCCGTCGCGGAGGCCCTCGCGCTGCCCGAGTCGTACTTCACGGGCATCCGCGAGGACCTGCGCGCCAAGCGGGACCTGCTGTCGGCGGGCCTGACGGCGGCGGGCTTCGAGGTCTACCGGCCGCAGGGCACGTACTTCGTCACCACCGACATCCGCCCGCTCGGCGCGGACCGTTCGCACGGCGGCGACGGCTTCGCGTTCTGCCGCGCCCTGCCCGAGCGCGCCGGTGTCGTCGCCATCCCCAACGCCGTCTTCTACGACCACCGCGAGGCGGGCGCGCCCTTCGTGCGGTTCGCGTTCTGCAAGCGCACGGAGGTCCTCGCGGACGCGGTGGAGCGGCTCAAGGCGCTGTAG
- a CDS encoding glycosyltransferase family 39 protein has product MTHPSPTVPAPLTEPPRTRCLALEPKGPTAVRALGVFAAARLTGLLAVTAVAHATGQDTFRLLGRSWDSRWYTGIAAHGYGRTLHFEPAVVQSDLAFFPLYPGLIRAVTTVTPLSHGAAGLLISWLAAATAALGIYAIAARLYDRRTATVLVLLWGLMPHSVILSMAYTEPVLTALAAWSLYALLTGRWLWAGTLAALAGLARPNGFAVAAAVLVAAACEIVRRRGRGVPHRLWTGALLAPLGWAAYVLWVGARKGDVLGGYFAVQRGWGSRFDFGAGSLAFVKHLLLDGDKLVFSMTLVIVAVAVLLYALLVAERAPLPLLVYTGVLLLVTVGGSGFFESKPRFLLPAFPLLIPLACAVLRTARARPRAAFLVVGALAGLSVAYGTYLVTIARMPL; this is encoded by the coding sequence GTGACCCACCCGAGCCCCACCGTCCCGGCCCCGCTCACCGAGCCGCCCCGCACCCGCTGCCTCGCCCTGGAACCCAAGGGCCCGACGGCCGTGCGCGCCCTCGGTGTGTTCGCCGCCGCCCGCCTCACCGGGCTGCTCGCGGTGACGGCCGTGGCGCACGCCACCGGCCAGGACACCTTCCGCCTCCTCGGCCGCTCCTGGGACTCCCGCTGGTACACCGGCATCGCCGCGCACGGCTACGGCCGCACCCTGCACTTCGAGCCCGCCGTCGTCCAGAGCGACCTGGCGTTCTTCCCGCTGTACCCGGGCCTGATCCGCGCGGTCACCACCGTCACGCCGCTGTCCCACGGCGCGGCCGGGCTGCTCATCTCCTGGCTCGCCGCCGCGACCGCCGCCCTCGGCATCTACGCGATCGCGGCCCGCCTGTACGACCGCCGCACCGCGACCGTCCTCGTGCTCCTGTGGGGCCTCATGCCCCACTCCGTCATCCTGTCGATGGCGTACACCGAGCCGGTCCTCACCGCCCTGGCCGCCTGGTCCCTGTACGCGCTGCTCACCGGGCGCTGGCTGTGGGCGGGCACGCTCGCGGCGCTCGCGGGCCTGGCCCGGCCGAACGGCTTCGCGGTGGCGGCCGCGGTCCTCGTCGCGGCGGCCTGCGAGATCGTCCGGCGGCGCGGGCGCGGGGTTCCCCACAGGCTGTGGACGGGCGCGCTGCTCGCGCCGCTCGGCTGGGCGGCGTACGTCCTGTGGGTCGGGGCCCGCAAGGGCGACGTGCTCGGCGGCTACTTCGCGGTGCAGCGCGGCTGGGGCTCGCGCTTCGACTTCGGCGCGGGCTCGCTCGCCTTCGTCAAGCACCTGCTCCTCGACGGCGACAAGCTGGTCTTCTCCATGACGCTGGTGATCGTCGCGGTGGCGGTGCTCCTGTACGCGCTCCTGGTGGCCGAGCGGGCGCCGCTGCCGCTGCTCGTCTACACCGGCGTGCTGCTCCTGGTCACGGTCGGCGGCTCCGGCTTCTTCGAGTCCAAGCCGCGTTTCCTGCTGCCCGCCTTCCCGCTGCTGATCCCGCTCGCCTGCGCGGTCCTGCGGACGGCGAGAGCCCGGCCGCGGGCCGCCTTCCTGGTGGTCGGCGCCCTGGCCGGGCTCTCGGTGGCCTACGGGACGTATCTGGTGACGATCGCCCGCATGCCCTTGTAG
- a CDS encoding YbjN domain-containing protein, protein MSIDPSSIPNFGGQPEPQQGAGPAGPVVPDQDLVKQLLDQMELKYVVDDEGDLAAPWEEFRTYFMFRGEEDQAVFSVRTFYDRPHGIEEKLQLLESIDDWNRRTLWPKVYSHTHDDGTVRLIGEAQMLIGTGVSLEHFVSSTVSWVRAAIEFDRWLVEQLGLEQSVDSAEGDEKPDGEA, encoded by the coding sequence GTGAGCATCGACCCGTCCTCGATTCCGAATTTCGGGGGCCAGCCCGAACCGCAGCAGGGCGCAGGACCGGCGGGCCCCGTCGTCCCTGACCAGGACCTGGTCAAGCAGCTCCTGGACCAGATGGAACTCAAGTACGTCGTCGACGACGAGGGAGACCTCGCGGCGCCGTGGGAGGAGTTCCGTACGTACTTCATGTTCCGGGGCGAGGAGGACCAGGCGGTCTTCTCGGTGCGGACGTTCTACGACCGGCCGCACGGCATCGAGGAGAAGCTCCAGCTCCTGGAGTCCATCGACGACTGGAACCGCCGCACGCTGTGGCCGAAGGTCTACAGCCACACCCACGACGACGGCACGGTCCGCCTCATCGGTGAGGCCCAGATGCTGATCGGCACGGGTGTCTCCCTGGAGCACTTCGTGTCGTCGACCGTCAGCTGGGTGCGCGCCGCGATCGAGTTCGACCGCTGGCTCGTCGAGCAGCTCGGCCTGGAGCAGTCCGTCGACTCCGCCGAGGGCGACGAGAAGCCCGACGGCGAGGCCTGA